One region of Pseudomonas sp. B21-040 genomic DNA includes:
- a CDS encoding nitrilase-related carbon-nitrogen hydrolase, giving the protein MRKLLYLTFSMAIVATLTTYAMWAADRPVGHYLSDLRINLAIDQGEPADRGNLLGIQPELFPTDYQSPERLHRKLAAYLQKALDEGLLNDKTIVVLPEHVGTWLMISGEKDELYQATTLQEAMNWLAASNPLKFVRALFSANGGSRLDDAHLRMKAKGMAKDYQALFGGLAKEFHVTLVAGTIVLPEPSIIDGTLKIGRGALYNSSVIFGRDGVPIGQPQRQMHPVFEEHDDIKANDLQALNVIDTPAGRLGVLIGSDSWYPENYRKLDAQGVRLVAVPAYVIGRDTWDKPWRGYRGLPTPESVTLKAGELSEGQAWHRLTLTSQSPSSQAIAGMSVFLRGQFWDRGSAGQSFLSNNGQQFADGNARGARLLNLWL; this is encoded by the coding sequence ATGCGCAAACTTTTGTACCTGACCTTTTCCATGGCCATCGTTGCCACCCTGACAACCTACGCCATGTGGGCCGCGGATCGTCCGGTGGGCCATTACCTGTCGGACCTGCGCATCAACCTGGCCATTGATCAAGGCGAACCCGCCGATCGCGGCAATCTGCTGGGCATCCAGCCTGAGCTGTTCCCTACCGACTATCAAAGCCCCGAACGCTTGCATCGCAAACTCGCGGCCTATCTTCAGAAGGCCCTGGATGAGGGCCTGTTGAATGACAAGACCATCGTCGTGCTGCCTGAACATGTCGGCACCTGGCTGATGATCAGCGGTGAAAAAGATGAGCTGTACCAGGCCACCACGCTCCAGGAAGCGATGAACTGGCTGGCGGCGAGCAATCCCCTGAAGTTTGTCCGCGCACTGTTCAGTGCCAACGGCGGCAGCCGTCTCGACGACGCTCATTTGCGGATGAAGGCCAAAGGCATGGCCAAGGATTACCAGGCACTGTTCGGGGGGCTGGCGAAAGAGTTTCATGTGACGCTGGTGGCGGGCACCATCGTGCTGCCGGAGCCCAGCATCATTGACGGTACGCTGAAAATCGGACGCGGTGCGCTGTACAACAGCAGCGTGATATTCGGGCGCGACGGCGTGCCGATCGGCCAACCCCAACGCCAGATGCATCCGGTGTTCGAGGAACATGACGACATCAAGGCCAATGACCTGCAGGCACTCAACGTCATCGATACGCCCGCCGGACGCTTGGGTGTGTTGATCGGCAGCGACAGTTGGTACCCGGAAAACTACCGAAAACTCGATGCTCAGGGCGTGCGACTGGTGGCCGTTCCGGCGTACGTTATCGGGCGCGACACTTGGGATAAACCGTGGCGGGGATACCGAGGGTTGCCGACACCCGAATCCGTCACCCTCAAGGCCGGCGAACTGAGCGAAGGTCAAGCCTGGCATCGCCTGACACTGACAAGCCAATCGCCTTCCAGCCAGGCCATTGCCGGGATGAGCGTGTTCCTGCGCGGCCAGTTCTGGGACAGGGGCAGCGCCGGGCAAAGCTTTCTCAGCAACAACGGTCAACAGTTCGCCGACGGCAATGCCCGCGGCGCGCGGTTGTTGAACCTCTGGTTGTAA
- a CDS encoding AraC family transcriptional regulator, with the protein MKPQPMRLGDLSVGFVHSLADAVHNHGVDPQPLLDQYGLDAARLAEPGARLSIPRYMRLGHSAIQLTDDPALGLRMGQLSRLSQAGLAGVTAAQAPTVREAARCLIRFEALYGSNYRGQSSFHEDAQGAWLRFYSITPYNAYNRFVVDSIIAGWLQQLSSLSPAPLRAERIEIEFDAPDYREAYGLLGDCPIQFGAEHNQLRLSLPSLAQRNPQHCPSTWRHLLQLCERELEQLTRTRSLRERITQLLGPLLNGGREPDLEEVAARLKLPTWTLRRKLAEEGTQFRAILNDTRRDLAMTYIRDTELAFGEIAYLLGFASAEAFQRAFKRWNGQTPGEFRRSHRQSA; encoded by the coding sequence ATGAAACCGCAGCCGATGCGCCTCGGGGATTTGTCGGTGGGCTTCGTCCATAGCCTGGCCGATGCCGTGCACAACCATGGCGTAGATCCTCAACCGTTGCTCGATCAATACGGACTGGATGCGGCCCGACTGGCGGAGCCCGGTGCCCGGCTGTCGATCCCGCGTTACATGCGCCTGGGCCACAGTGCAATTCAACTGACGGATGACCCGGCTCTGGGTTTGCGCATGGGCCAGCTCAGTCGCCTGAGCCAGGCGGGTCTGGCCGGGGTCACGGCCGCCCAGGCGCCTACCGTTCGAGAAGCCGCGCGCTGCCTGATTCGCTTCGAAGCCTTGTACGGCTCTAACTATCGCGGCCAGTCGAGTTTTCATGAAGACGCTCAGGGTGCATGGCTGCGCTTCTATTCCATCACCCCCTACAACGCCTACAACCGCTTCGTGGTGGATTCGATCATCGCCGGCTGGTTGCAGCAGTTGTCCAGCCTGAGCCCTGCCCCGCTGCGCGCAGAGCGCATAGAAATCGAATTCGATGCTCCGGATTATCGCGAGGCGTATGGCCTGCTGGGCGACTGTCCGATCCAGTTTGGCGCCGAGCACAACCAACTGCGCCTGAGCCTGCCCAGCCTCGCCCAACGCAACCCGCAGCATTGCCCGAGTACCTGGCGGCATTTACTGCAACTCTGTGAACGGGAACTGGAACAACTGACCCGCACCCGCAGCCTGCGTGAACGCATCACTCAGTTACTGGGGCCGTTGCTCAATGGTGGTCGGGAACCCGACCTGGAAGAAGTGGCGGCACGCCTGAAGCTGCCCACCTGGACCTTGCGCCGCAAACTCGCCGAGGAAGGCACGCAATTTCGCGCAATTCTCAACGACACGCGTCGCGACCTGGCCATGACCTACATTCGCGATACTGAACTGGCGTTCGGAGAAATCGCTTATCTGCTGGGTTTCGCTTCAGCTGAAGCCTTCCAGCGGGCCTTCAAACGCTGGAATGGTCAGACCCCTGGCGAGTTTCGCCGCAGTCATCGCCAATCCGCTTGA
- a CDS encoding DUF2242 domain-containing protein: MFKSIPMRLVGLALVLAAAAGCSSKKAAIYEHENFSDSGTFSRNYPVSDAQTCEAARRALLSQGYIITSSDPKLISGHKSFQQTGETHMEISFSVVCADDGSDGHHATMFANALQDRYALKKTNNSASLGVGVLGSVSMPIGSSDDSMVKVASETVSSAKFYERFFTLVELFLPPEAKKAAHIVEKPKTDLGVPEAKAAPAALAPTPAEPTPAPAPAAEPAPAPTASEPVAPPVETAPITPAQNSEPAPTAEAVTPPPQSDLPPPSEPIPAMPISGH, from the coding sequence ATGTTTAAATCAATTCCCATGCGCCTCGTCGGGTTGGCACTGGTGCTCGCTGCTGCTGCCGGCTGCTCGTCCAAGAAAGCCGCGATCTATGAGCATGAGAACTTCTCCGACTCCGGCACCTTTTCGCGCAATTACCCGGTGAGCGATGCGCAGACCTGCGAAGCCGCCCGTCGCGCCTTGCTCAGCCAGGGTTACATCATTACCAGCAGCGACCCCAAGTTGATCAGTGGGCACAAAAGTTTCCAGCAGACTGGCGAAACCCACATGGAGATCAGTTTCAGTGTGGTCTGTGCCGATGATGGCAGCGACGGGCACCACGCGACCATGTTTGCCAACGCCCTGCAGGACCGTTACGCGCTGAAGAAGACCAATAACTCCGCCAGCCTCGGTGTCGGTGTGTTGGGCTCGGTGTCGATGCCGATCGGCTCGTCCGACGACTCGATGGTCAAGGTCGCCAGCGAAACCGTTTCGTCGGCGAAATTCTACGAGCGTTTTTTCACGCTGGTCGAATTGTTCCTGCCACCGGAAGCGAAGAAAGCCGCACACATCGTCGAGAAACCGAAGACTGACCTGGGCGTGCCTGAAGCCAAAGCGGCGCCTGCAGCGTTAGCGCCAACGCCTGCGGAACCGACGCCAGCGCCAGCACCGGCTGCTGAGCCTGCACCGGCCCCTACGGCCTCTGAACCTGTTGCACCGCCGGTCGAAACCGCTCCGATTACCCCGGCACAAAACAGCGAACCGGCACCGACCGCAGAAGCTGTCACGCCGCCACCACAGTCGGACCTGCCGCCACCTAGCGAGCCGATTCCGGCCATGCCCATCTCTGGTCATTAA
- a CDS encoding SurA N-terminal domain-containing protein, with the protein MLQNIRDNSQGWIAKTIIGVVVALMALTGFDAIFKATTHSNDAAKVNGEEISQNELSQAVDMQRRQLMQQLGKDFDASLLDEKMLRESALKGLIDRKLLLQGAQNSKFAFSEGALDQVILQTPEFQVDGKFSPERFDQVIRQLGYSRMQFRQMLAQEMLIGQLRAGLAGSGFVTDAQVLAFARLEKQTRDFASLNVKVDPAAVKLTDDEVKAYYDEHAKEFMTPDQVVIDYLELKKASFFDQVSVKDEDLQAAYQKEIANLSEQRRAAHILIEVNDKMTEAQAKAKIEEVQARLAKGEKFEALAKEFSQDPGSANNGGDLGYAGPGVYDPVFEKALYSLNKDQVSEPVRTDFGFHLIKLLGVEAPEVPTFASLKDKLTRELKAQQVEQRFVEATKQLEDASFEASDLAQPAQDLKLTVHTSKPFGREGGEGIAANRAVITAAFSPEVLDEGANSTAIELDPETVIVLRAKEHLKPAQLPLESVNVAIRTQLAKEHASSAAKTKAEQLIASLRDGKTPLDKAIEGQNWKVIEAATRAQEGVDPTVLQALFRMPKPAAKDKPSFSSVTLADGSLVIVRLNNVNEAAAPTDEEKAQYRRFLASRIGQQDFAAYRKQLESEADIKRY; encoded by the coding sequence ATGCTGCAGAATATCAGGGACAATTCACAAGGCTGGATTGCCAAGACCATCATCGGGGTCGTCGTTGCATTGATGGCTTTGACCGGTTTCGATGCCATTTTCAAGGCCACCACGCACAGCAATGATGCGGCCAAGGTCAATGGCGAAGAAATCAGCCAGAACGAGCTGAGCCAAGCGGTTGATATGCAACGCCGTCAGCTCATGCAACAGCTGGGCAAGGATTTCGACGCTTCCTTGCTGGATGAAAAAATGCTGCGCGAATCGGCCCTCAAAGGCTTGATCGACCGAAAATTGCTGCTGCAAGGCGCACAGAACTCGAAATTCGCTTTCTCCGAAGGCGCCCTGGACCAAGTGATCCTGCAGACGCCTGAATTCCAGGTCGACGGCAAGTTCAGCCCTGAGCGTTTCGATCAGGTGATCCGTCAGCTCGGTTACAGCCGTATGCAGTTCCGCCAGATGCTGGCTCAGGAAATGCTGATTGGTCAGCTGCGTGCGGGCCTGGCAGGTAGCGGATTCGTCACCGACGCCCAGGTGCTGGCCTTCGCTCGTCTGGAAAAACAGACCCGCGATTTCGCCTCCCTGAACGTCAAGGTTGACCCGGCGGCTGTGAAGCTGACCGACGATGAAGTCAAAGCCTACTACGACGAACACGCCAAGGAGTTCATGACGCCGGATCAGGTGGTCATCGATTACCTGGAATTGAAGAAGGCTTCCTTCTTTGATCAAGTCAGCGTCAAGGACGAAGACCTGCAAGCGGCGTATCAGAAAGAAATCGCGAACCTGTCCGAACAGCGTCGGGCTGCGCACATTCTGATCGAAGTGAACGACAAGATGACCGAGGCGCAAGCCAAGGCCAAGATCGAAGAAGTGCAGGCGCGCCTGGCCAAAGGTGAGAAATTCGAGGCCTTGGCCAAAGAGTTCTCCCAGGACCCGGGTTCGGCCAACAATGGCGGCGACCTTGGCTACGCAGGTCCAGGTGTCTACGACCCGGTCTTCGAAAAAGCCCTGTATTCGCTGAACAAGGATCAAGTCTCCGAGCCAGTTCGTACTGACTTCGGTTTCCACCTGATCAAGCTGTTGGGTGTGGAAGCACCTGAAGTGCCAACGTTTGCCAGCCTGAAAGACAAGCTGACCCGTGAGCTGAAAGCCCAGCAAGTGGAGCAGCGGTTCGTCGAGGCGACCAAACAATTGGAAGATGCCTCGTTCGAAGCGTCCGATCTGGCCCAGCCAGCACAAGACCTGAAGCTGACTGTTCACACCTCCAAGCCGTTTGGTCGTGAAGGCGGTGAGGGGATTGCAGCCAACCGTGCCGTGATCACCGCTGCGTTCAGTCCTGAAGTGCTGGATGAAGGTGCCAACAGCACCGCCATCGAGCTCGATCCGGAAACCGTGATCGTGCTGCGCGCCAAGGAACACCTCAAGCCTGCACAATTGCCGCTGGAAAGCGTGAATGTCGCCATTCGCACGCAATTGGCCAAGGAGCACGCCAGCTCTGCCGCCAAGACCAAGGCTGAACAGCTGATTGCCAGCCTGCGCGACGGCAAGACCCCGCTGGACAAAGCCATTGAAGGCCAGAACTGGAAAGTGATCGAAGCAGCGACCCGCGCTCAGGAAGGGGTTGACCCAACTGTGCTGCAAGCGCTGTTCCGGATGCCAAAACCAGCCGCCAAGGATAAGCCGTCCTTCAGCAGCGTGACCCTGGCCGATGGTAGCCTGGTGATCGTGCGCTTGAATAACGTGAACGAAGCGGCTGCGCCGACCGATGAAGAGAAGGCTCAGTACCGTCGCTTCCTCGCCTCGCGCATTGGCCAGCAGGACTTCGCGGCTTACCGCAAGCAGTTGGAAAGTGAAGCTGACATCAAGCGTTACTGA
- a CDS encoding HU family DNA-binding protein: MNKSELIDAIAASADIPKAAAGRALDAVIESVTGALKAGDSVVLVGFGTFSVTDRPARIGRNPQTGKTLEIAAAKKPGFKAGKALKEAVN; encoded by the coding sequence GTGAACAAGTCGGAACTGATTGATGCTATCGCTGCATCCGCTGATATCCCGAAAGCTGCTGCTGGCCGTGCGCTGGACGCAGTAATCGAATCCGTCACTGGCGCTCTCAAGGCTGGCGACTCCGTTGTTCTGGTTGGTTTCGGTACTTTCTCCGTAACTGATCGTCCAGCTCGCATTGGTCGTAACCCACAGACCGGTAAGACACTGGAAATCGCGGCAGCCAAAAAACCAGGTTTCAAAGCCGGTAAAGCACTGAAAGAAGCTGTCAACTAA
- the lon gene encoding endopeptidase La, with protein MKTTIELPLLPLRDVVVYPHMVIPLFVGREKSIEALEAAMTGDKQILLLAQRNPADDDPGEDALYRVGTIATVLQLLKLPDGTVKVLVEGEQRGAVERFSEVDGHCRAEVSLIDEVDAPERESEVFVRSLLAQFEQYVQLGKKVPAEVLSSLNSIDEPGRLVDTMAAHMALKIEQKQEILEIIDLSARVEHVLALLDAEIDLLQVEKRIRGRVKKQMERSQREYYLNEQMKAIQKELGDSDEGHNEIEELKKRIDAAGLPKDALAKAQAELNKLKQMSPMSAEATVVRSYIDWLVQVPWKAQSKVRLDLARAEDILDADHYGLEEVKERILEYLAVQKRVKKIRGPVLCLVGPPGVGKTSLAESIAHATNRKFVRMALGGVRDEAEIRGHRRTYIGSMPGRLIQKMTKVGVRNPLFLLDEIDKMGSDMRGDPASALLEVLDPEQNHNFNDHYLEVDYDLSDVMFLCTSNSMNIPPALLDRMEVIRLPGYTEDEKINIAVKYLSPKQITANGLKKGELEFDAEAIRDIIRYYTREAGVRGLERQIAKVCRKAVKEHAMEKRFSVKVTAEMLEHFLGVRKFRYGLAESQDQIGQVTGLAWTQVGGELLTIEAAVVPGKGQLIKTGSLGDVMVESITAALTVVRSRAKSLGIPLDFHEKRDTHIHMPEGATPKDGPSAGVGMCTALVSALTGIPVRADVAMTGEITLRGQVLAIGGLKEKLLAAHRGGIKTVIIPEENVRDLKEIPDNIKQDLQIKPVKWIDEVLQIALQYAPEPLPDVAPEIVAKDEKRESDSKERISTH; from the coding sequence ATGAAGACAACCATCGAATTGCCTCTCCTGCCATTGCGTGATGTTGTGGTTTATCCGCACATGGTTATCCCGCTGTTCGTGGGGCGCGAGAAATCCATCGAAGCCCTCGAGGCAGCGATGACGGGCGACAAGCAGATCCTTCTGCTGGCTCAGAGAAACCCTGCTGACGACGATCCCGGTGAAGATGCACTTTATCGCGTAGGTACTATTGCAACCGTTCTACAGCTGCTCAAGCTGCCTGACGGCACGGTCAAGGTTTTGGTCGAAGGCGAGCAGCGGGGCGCCGTGGAGCGCTTCAGCGAAGTGGACGGCCACTGTCGTGCCGAAGTCTCGCTGATCGATGAAGTCGACGCGCCTGAGCGCGAGTCGGAAGTCTTTGTTCGCAGCCTGCTGGCTCAGTTCGAACAATATGTACAGTTGGGCAAGAAAGTCCCGGCTGAAGTGCTGTCGTCGCTCAACAGCATCGACGAGCCAGGCCGCCTGGTCGACACCATGGCCGCGCACATGGCCCTGAAGATCGAGCAGAAGCAGGAAATTCTCGAAATCATCGATTTGTCGGCCCGTGTCGAGCACGTTCTGGCGCTGCTGGATGCCGAGATTGACCTGCTGCAAGTTGAAAAACGCATTCGTGGTCGCGTCAAAAAGCAAATGGAGCGCAGTCAGCGCGAGTACTACCTGAATGAGCAGATGAAGGCCATTCAGAAGGAGCTCGGCGACAGCGACGAAGGCCACAACGAAATCGAAGAGCTGAAAAAGCGCATCGATGCCGCTGGCCTGCCTAAAGATGCCTTGGCCAAAGCCCAGGCTGAACTGAACAAACTAAAGCAAATGTCGCCAATGTCTGCGGAAGCGACCGTGGTGCGTTCGTATATCGACTGGCTGGTTCAGGTGCCGTGGAAGGCACAGAGCAAAGTCCGTCTGGACCTTGCGCGCGCCGAGGACATTCTCGACGCCGACCACTACGGTCTGGAAGAAGTCAAAGAGCGGATCCTCGAATACCTCGCCGTGCAAAAACGCGTGAAGAAAATTCGTGGCCCGGTGTTGTGCCTGGTCGGTCCTCCGGGCGTGGGTAAAACCTCGCTGGCGGAGTCGATTGCCCACGCCACCAACCGCAAATTCGTGCGCATGGCCCTTGGTGGTGTGCGTGATGAGGCTGAAATTCGTGGCCATCGCCGTACTTACATCGGTTCGATGCCAGGAAGATTGATTCAAAAGATGACAAAGGTGGGCGTCCGCAACCCGCTGTTCCTGCTTGATGAAATCGACAAGATGGGCAGCGACATGCGTGGCGATCCGGCGTCGGCGTTGCTGGAAGTGCTCGACCCCGAGCAGAACCACAACTTCAACGATCACTACCTGGAAGTCGACTACGACCTGTCCGATGTGATGTTCCTGTGCACCTCGAACTCCATGAACATCCCGCCGGCATTGCTGGACCGGATGGAAGTGATTCGTCTGCCGGGCTACACCGAAGACGAGAAAATCAACATCGCCGTCAAATACCTCTCGCCGAAGCAGATCACTGCCAACGGCTTGAAGAAAGGCGAGCTGGAATTCGACGCCGAAGCGATCCGCGACATCATCCGTTACTACACCCGCGAAGCCGGTGTGCGTGGGCTGGAGCGCCAGATTGCCAAGGTTTGCCGCAAGGCGGTCAAAGAGCATGCGATGGAAAAACGCTTCTCGGTGAAGGTCACTGCCGAGATGCTCGAACACTTCCTGGGCGTGCGTAAATTCCGCTACGGCCTGGCTGAGTCGCAGGATCAGATCGGTCAAGTGACCGGGCTGGCATGGACTCAAGTGGGTGGCGAGCTGCTGACCATTGAAGCCGCCGTGGTCCCGGGTAAAGGTCAATTGATCAAGACCGGTTCCCTGGGTGATGTGATGGTCGAATCGATCACTGCAGCGTTGACCGTGGTTCGTAGTCGTGCGAAGAGCCTGGGGATCCCCCTGGACTTCCACGAGAAGCGCGACACGCATATTCACATGCCGGAAGGGGCGACCCCGAAAGACGGTCCTAGCGCTGGCGTAGGCATGTGCACGGCCCTGGTATCGGCACTGACCGGGATCCCGGTGCGTGCGGACGTCGCCATGACGGGTGAAATCACCCTGCGTGGTCAGGTGCTGGCCATTGGTGGTTTGAAAGAAAAACTGCTGGCCGCTCACCGTGGCGGAATCAAGACAGTGATCATTCCTGAAGAGAACGTACGCGATCTGAAGGAAATTCCTGACAATATCAAGCAAGATCTGCAGATTAAACCGGTTAAATGGATTGACGAGGTCCTGCAAATTGCGCTGCAATACGCGCCGGAGCCCCTGCCTGATGTGGCTCCTGAGATAGTTGCAAAGGATGAAAAGCGCGAGTCTGACTCTAAGGAAAGAATTAGCACGCATTAG